One Anser cygnoides isolate HZ-2024a breed goose chromosome 6, Taihu_goose_T2T_genome, whole genome shotgun sequence genomic region harbors:
- the WDSUB1 gene encoding WD repeat, SAM and U-box domain-containing protein 1 isoform X4: MATLIHTLADHSDDVNCCAFSPSLLATCSLDKTVRIYSLNDFTELSYSPLKGHTYAVHCCCFSPSGHILASCSTDGTTMVWDTRGGQVLAVLGQPSGSPVRVCRFSPESTYLVSGAADGSVVLWNVQSLKMYRSGSVKDGSLVACAFSPNGNCFVTGSSWGDITVWDDTMRCLYNEKAHDLGVTCCDISSQPISDGEHGSRYFQMASCGQDNKVKVWLILFADSLGVELRYKCTLSGHSAPVLACAFSYDGQMLVSGALQDNIVQWTPCLFVLHVENTGNILHTLSQHTRYVTTCVFAPCTALLATGSMDKTVNIWQFDSKQPCAGNTVENESEVAVQNWSEDDVSAWLCAQGLTDLVGLFKRNNIDGKELLHLTKESLTNELKIGLFWQGVLLVMFFLSGTFGKYTLILA; encoded by the exons ATGGCGACATTAATTCACACTTTAGCAGATCACAGTGATGATGTCAACTGCTGTGCCTTCTCACCATCGCTCTTGGCTACTTGTTCCTTGGACAAAACAGTTcgtatttattctttaaatgaCTTTACTGAGCTTTCATACTCACCTTTGAAAGGTCATACATATGCTgtccactgctgctgcttctccccgTCGGGACACATTTTAGCTTCGTGTTCAACGGATGGTACTACCATGGTTTGGGACACTCGCGGTGGTCAGGTGCTGGCAGTGCTTGGGCAGCCCAGTGGCAGCCCGGTTAGAGTCTGCCGATTTTCCCCGGAGTCCACGTATCTGGTGTCAGGTGCAGCGGATGGGAGTGTAGTTCTTTGGAATGTGCAGTCATTGAAAATGTACAG ATCTGGGAGTGTTAAAGATGGTTCTTTGGTGGCCTGTGCGTTTTCTCCGAATGGAAATTGCTTTGTCACTGGATCATCATGGGGTGATATAACCGTTTGGGATGATACAATGAGATGCCTTTATAATGAAAAAGCACATGATCTTGGTGTTACCTGCTGTGATATTTCTTCACAGCCAATTTCTG ATGGTGAACATGGATCCAGATACTTCCAGATGGCTTCTTGTGGTCAAGATAATAAGGTCAAAGTCTGGCTTATTTTGTTTGCAGACTCCTTAG GTGTTGAATTAAGATACAAATGTACATTGAGTGGACATTCTGCCCCAGTTCTGGCTTGTGCATTTTCTTATGATGGACAGATGTTGGTTTCAGG TGCTCTACAAGACAATATTGTTCAGTGGACTCCATGCTTATTTGTTCTTCATGTTGAG aatacTGGCAATATACTTCATACTTTGTCTCAGCATACCAG aTATGTTACAACTTGTGTTTTTGCACCATGTACTGCCTTACTTGCCACAGGTTCAATGGATAAAACCGTGAACATATGGCAATTTGACAGTAAGCAACCCTGTGCAG GAAATACTGTAGAAAATGAATCTGAGGTGGCTGTTCAGAACTGGTCAGAGGATGATGTTTCAGCCTGGCTTTGTGCACAGGGCTTAACAGACCTTGTTGGGCTTTTCAAACGGAATAACATTGATGGCAAAGAACTCCTGCATCTTACAAAGGAAAGTCTGactaatgaattaaaaattg